The segment TAACTTAACAGGTGTAAAGTTATTAATAAAAGCACATGGAAAATGTACAACAGATCATATTTCTATGGCAGGCCCATGGTTGCGTTATAGAGGTCATTTAGATAATATTTCTAACAACTGTTTAATTGGAGCTGTAAATGCTTATGGTATGAAAACAAATTTTGTTAAAAATCAATTGACAGGAGAATTTGGTGGTGTACCAGATACTGCACGAGCATACAAAGCTGCAGGAATTAGAACAATCGTTATTGGAGATCATAATTATGGTGAGGGTTCTTCTAGAGAACATGCTGCTATGGAACCACGTCATTTAGGTGTTGCTGCTGTTTTAGTAAAATCTTTTGCTAGAATACATGAAACAAACCTTAAAAAACAAGGAATGCTAGGTTTAACTTTTGCTAACGAAGCTGATTATGATTTAATTCAAGAAGATGATACCTTCAACTTTTTAGATTTAAATGAGTTTACTCCTGATAAACCTTTAACGATTGAAGTTGTTCATGCTGATGGAAGTAAAGATATAATTGTTACAAACCACACATATAACCACAGTCAAATCGAATGGTATAATGAAGGTTCTGCGTTGAATTTAATCAAAAAAGAAAACGCCTAATAGGGTTTAATTTTATTTAAAAACTCTCGATAAATTCGAGAGTTTTTTATTTTATAACTTATGAATACAGAAAACTACAATATTTTTTTAAATGAAATTTCAGAAAAACCTTTACCAGTAATTGATGTTGAAATTTCTTTTAACAGCTATATTGATATTAGTCTTTCTGAAAGCAATAATGATTTAATGAGTTTCAATACTTCTTCATCGGAAGAATGGGAAAAATACATTACTTCATTTTTAGAAAAGAGCAATGCTGAAATAGCTTTTGGAGGATATTTAGAAAAAAGAAACTTATATGATAGAAGTGATTATTTTAAGAATCAATTAGAAAATGAAAAGCGAAATATTCACTTAGGTATCGATTTATGGTGCAAAGAAAATACTAAAGTTCTTGCGGTTTTAGAGGGTGAAATTCACAGTTTTAAATTCAACAATAATTATGGCGATTATGGTCCAACTATTATTTTAAAACATGAAATCAACAAAATCACTTTTTATACACTTTATGGTCATTTATCTAAAGAATCTATTCAAAATATAAATGTTGGTGATAAAATACTGCAAGGAGACGTTTTAGCTTTTTTAGGTGATTCTTCTGTAAATGGTGATTATGCTCCACACTTACATTTTCAAATTATTAAAGACTTACAAGATAATTGTGGTGATTATCCTGGAGTTTCTTCCTCAGAAAATATAGATTTTTATAAGAATAATTGTCCAAATCCTAATTTACTATTGAAATTATAATTCTTTTAAAAAATGTAATGCTTAAAAGTAAAAATTGGAAAGTGCACTCATTAATTTGGTTGTACTTTTTTTGATATACTACTTTTCTTAAAGTTCTGTTAAACTAAAATTAGGTTGTAACTAATTCTATTTAATGTCGTCTTAAATATGATTAAAATAAATAAAATGACATCAATTAATAAGATTACAAAAGAAGATAAAAATAATAATTCATCAGAAATTATTCAATCCAAAAGACATACTTGGAACACAAGGAGAAAGTATAACTATAAATACGTAACCACTGTATTTTAGTTAGTTAGTTAGTTAGTTAGTTAGTTAGTTAGTTAGTTTTTAATAGTTGATTAGGGTCAAGAGCTTTGCTTTTGACCCTTTTATTCTATTTAATTTTTAACTGGAATTTTATTACGCTCAATTTTTCCAATTTTTAGCGCTTTATAATTCTCATAGCAGTCAAGTACAGCTTCAATCATTTGTAAATCGGAAGCTTTTTTTATAAAATACTCAGAGTAATTACAGTCAGTCAATAACTCAGAAAGTTCTTGTCTATCCATTTCTAAATACTCCATCATTACTTCTCTATCAAATTTACCAGCAAGCATTTTACGTAAATTGTCTTCTTTTTTTAATTTCTGTAATTTTTTAAGTTGTTTTGGTTTTTTTCCAAAGAGATTATATAAAAAATCTACAGGTTGAAATAGTGCAGCAATAGGAGAGGAGAAGTCTTTTCCTTTTGGTTTTCCAACTTCATAAGTTTGAGGTAACCCATTTATATGGATTCTAGTAAATCTATCCTTAGGAACTTGTTTTACGTCAACTTCTAAAACTCCAATAAGTTTCGTAGATCTAATAACAACTTCTTTTATTTCTTCTGGTTTTTCATATAAACCAATTACTAATTCATTTCCTTTTAATAAATCATTAGTAACTTTTAATTTAATAGAAGCATATCCTAAATAAGAAACTAAAATAGTGTCATTTGTTCTTGCTGGAAGCTGAAAAAAACCTCTGTCATTAGTTATTGATCCTTGAACAGAGTTCAAATTCAAAATATGAGCAGCACTTAAAGCACGCTTATTACCTGCATGAATAATTTGCCCTTTTAAATTAGTTACACGTATACTGTCATTCTGAGAAAATGTACTTATAGAAACCACTAATAAGCACAAAGTAAATATAATTCTTTGCATACTGCAATAATAGTAATAATAGTATATAGTATGGTTAAAATTTTGTGAAAGAAGTTGAAAAAAACTATAAAAAGTGCGCGTAACTGGAGTCGAACCAGCACGTTCTTGCGAACACAAACCCCTCAATTATGTAATGCGTTTTTATTAAAACGTATTACTTTGATTTTTAGATATTTATACTTTAATTTTAAAAAATATTATAGAAAAAATAGGTACGAATACAAGTACGAATTTTTAATGCTATTTCTGATTACTTAGCGAAGATAATAAAAATTATTAAAGAATATATTAAAAACAATCTTACACCATTACTGGTAAGCTTTTCAGTAGCAATGATATTAACACATATACTATAAATAATAAGAGATATAATCTTGAAAATTGCATTAATAACAATCAACTAAAAACAGTACTTATGGCAACAAAAAAAAGTATTTTAAATTTCACATAATAAAATGGGATGAAACTGTAAATAAATTATTAAAAAAACATAAAATGACTGTCCAAAGACAATCTTTATCTAGTGCTAGAACAGTGGTTAGAAAAAAATACCCAGTAAAAAACGTATTATTACTTTCCGTAATTTAATAAATTTAAGTTTTTGGATCAAAAAATAGCAAATCAAATAGTGGACTTAAAAGAAAAAGGATTGTTAACCAACCAACCAACCTAAAGAAATTATTATCTCAGTAGAGGGTAGACCAGAAAAAGAAGTTTTTAGTAATTATACAAAAATAAAAAAAGAAATGATAAAAAATTATGATACAGAATGTTTAGTTATCACGTAGCACTTTTATAACCGCTTCTTGCACTTTTGTTTTTAACCATAAAATTAATGTTCTACTTGTTTCAATTAGTCTAACATTATTTTCTGCAAGATATTCTATAATCAAATGATCTGGTATTACAGTGTCATTATATTCTAATTGTTTTGTAATTACTCTTTTATATCCTGGTGTTTCTTCAGGTAAAGTAACTTTTAAAACGACTTCTTATATTACACCAAACTTACCTACATAATCTGCTAAATTCTTTGCAGTGCTTAAATCTGTTTTTAACAGTGCATCACAACTTACATTAAATTTTTCTGATATTAAAATTAGCGTATTATTTTTTGGATTTACTTTACCAGTTACATAGGTTATAATCACACTATATTTAACTCCTATAATTTCACCAAACTTAATGTTATTAAGTATATTCTTATTAATCAAAAATACAACTGCAGCAGCACTGTAACTGCACTGCAATATTACCTGAACACCACTGCAGCAGCACTGCA is part of the Polaribacter sp. SA4-10 genome and harbors:
- a CDS encoding peptidoglycan DD-metalloendopeptidase family protein, whose translation is MNTENYNIFLNEISEKPLPVIDVEISFNSYIDISLSESNNDLMSFNTSSSEEWEKYITSFLEKSNAEIAFGGYLEKRNLYDRSDYFKNQLENEKRNIHLGIDLWCKENTKVLAVLEGEIHSFKFNNNYGDYGPTIILKHEINKITFYTLYGHLSKESIQNINVGDKILQGDVLAFLGDSSVNGDYAPHLHFQIIKDLQDNCGDYPGVSSSENIDFYKNNCPNPNLLLKL
- a CDS encoding carboxypeptidase-like regulatory domain-containing protein, with amino-acid sequence MQRIIFTLCLLVVSISTFSQNDSIRVTNLKGQIIHAGNKRALSAAHILNLNSVQGSITNDRGFFQLPARTNDTILVSYLGYASIKLKVTNDLLKGNELVIGLYEKPEEIKEVVIRSTKLIGVLEVDVKQVPKDRFTRIHINGLPQTYEVGKPKGKDFSSPIAALFQPVDFLYNLFGKKPKQLKKLQKLKKEDNLRKMLAGKFDREVMMEYLEMDRQELSELLTDCNYSEYFIKKASDLQMIEAVLDCYENYKALKIGKIERNKIPVKN
- a CDS encoding helix-turn-helix transcriptional regulator; this translates as MINKNILNNIKFGEIIGVKYSVIITYVTGKVNPKNNTLILISEKFNVSCDALLKTDLSTAKNLADYVGKFGVI